The Methanocaldococcus jannaschii DSM 2661 genome has a segment encoding these proteins:
- a CDS encoding DNA-directed RNA polymerase subunit I — protein MDEYEKIINDLNTINSKAKFIGIKIIMVRRIIDMHKDNDKLIKKVLEGIKNTDLYDLVLNACPELKGERIKDVYFKKNDYFNVIKKTMSSENTVLKNVLINDESPP, from the coding sequence ATGGATGAGTATGAAAAAATCATCAATGACTTAAATACCATAAACTCAAAAGCAAAATTTATTGGTATTAAGATTATTATGGTAAGAAGAATTATCGATATGCATAAAGATAATGATAAATTAATAAAAAAGGTATTAGAGGGTATAAAAAATACTGATCTTTATGATTTAGTTTTAAATGCATGTCCTGAATTGAAAGGAGAAAGGATTAAAGATGTTTATTTTAAGAAGAATGATTATTTTAATGTCATTAAAAAGACAATGAGCAGTGAAAATACTGTATTGAAAAATGTGTTGATTAATGATGAATCTCCGCCCTAA